Proteins from a single region of Oscillatoria sp. FACHB-1406:
- the thrB gene encoding homoserine kinase has product MSAIATVIVPGTTANLGSGFDCIGAALTLYNQFRFTAATDTAVPLKISVQGEEAKGLQADKSNLVYRAFCKLYDRIGQPAPPVEIEIKLGVPLSRGLGSSATAIIGGLVGANRLAGNALSVAEIMEIAIAMEGHPDNVVPTLLGNCQLSVKTLDKWEVCAVPWHQAIVPIVAIPDFELSTEAARAVLPTSVSRADAIFNISRMGMLVRGLGEHHPDWLRAALDDALHQPYRQSLIRGYEEVQAAAIAAGAYGMAISGAGPALLALADSAKAKTVAEAMQTAWEREGVRAEALLLALDAEGARIIDN; this is encoded by the coding sequence ATGTCTGCGATCGCAACGGTGATAGTTCCGGGTACAACAGCCAATCTAGGCTCTGGTTTCGATTGTATCGGCGCTGCCCTCACTCTGTACAACCAATTCCGATTTACCGCCGCCACCGATACCGCCGTCCCCCTAAAAATTTCCGTGCAAGGCGAGGAAGCTAAAGGGTTGCAGGCTGATAAAAGTAACTTAGTCTATCGCGCCTTTTGCAAGCTGTACGATCGCATCGGACAGCCCGCGCCCCCTGTCGAAATTGAAATTAAGTTAGGCGTTCCCCTCTCGCGAGGGTTGGGCAGTTCGGCGACTGCCATTATCGGCGGGTTAGTGGGAGCCAATCGCTTAGCGGGCAATGCTTTGAGCGTCGCGGAAATTATGGAAATTGCGATCGCGATGGAAGGACACCCCGATAATGTCGTCCCCACCTTATTGGGTAATTGTCAACTTTCTGTAAAAACACTTGACAAATGGGAAGTTTGTGCAGTCCCCTGGCATCAGGCGATCGTCCCCATCGTTGCCATCCCCGACTTTGAACTTTCCACCGAAGCGGCGCGCGCCGTACTCCCCACCAGCGTCAGCCGCGCCGATGCCATCTTCAACATCTCGCGCATGGGAATGCTGGTGCGCGGTTTGGGCGAACACCATCCCGACTGGTTGCGCGCTGCCCTCGACGATGCCCTCCATCAACCTTACCGCCAAAGCTTAATTCGCGGCTACGAAGAAGTACAAGCAGCAGCCATTGCAGCGGGGGCTTACGGGATGGCGATTAGCGGTGCTGGGCCCGCTTTACTCGCCTTGGCTGACAGCGCGAAGGCGAAAACCGTTGCCGAAGCGATGCAGACAGCGTGGGAACGAGAAGGCGTTCGAGCCGAAGCGCTGCTGCTGGCCTTAGATGCGGAAGGAGCAAGGATAATTGATAATTGA
- a CDS encoding tetratricopeptide repeat protein: MLWLVAVFVSLGWVLSLCFHEFGHALIAYWGGDTSVKEKGYLTFNPLKYTDPGLSLVLPIFFLLLGGIALPGGAVYINQKLLRDRKWQSAVSAAGPLANILVVLFFSIPFQLGWNQVTLDRNNVLNSAILSASLAFLILINTYVVILNLLPLPSLDGYGIIEPWLPPAWQRQFRQFGQYGIWVLIALLWFVQPFNQLLWNVARAITESLGVPLETALVGGEIFRQYSFLLVGVLILGLWIFGSKEKRWYGKGNNWAGMKRYAKALDCYEKALAINANFAEAWQAKGYVLTQLQRYEEAIAAYDRAISLQPQNTSLLMARGEILQALQRQEEAIASFDRAVELQPENAEVWFYRGSLLLDLQQWENALLSFDRALALSLPRDKTAMTWYSRSYALAQLKQDKAALEACDRALKLDPNSYTYLIWRGDLLASLNRSEERLAAYNRALKFKPNLAQLWLKRGEVLRQLQRYEEAIASCARALALEPKTAEIWYEQARCYCLQGNIERAIESLKSAIAIDSRYRELAIANPDFTAARQKNSFP, translated from the coding sequence ATGCTGTGGCTGGTTGCTGTTTTCGTCAGTTTGGGGTGGGTGCTGTCTCTGTGTTTCCATGAGTTCGGACACGCCTTAATCGCTTATTGGGGTGGGGATACATCCGTTAAAGAGAAGGGATATTTAACCTTCAATCCGCTCAAATATACCGATCCAGGGTTAAGTTTGGTGTTGCCGATATTTTTTCTGTTGTTGGGGGGAATAGCACTACCAGGAGGGGCGGTTTATATCAATCAAAAGTTACTGCGCGATCGCAAGTGGCAAAGTGCCGTCTCTGCTGCCGGTCCGCTGGCTAATATTTTAGTCGTTTTATTTTTTTCAATTCCCTTTCAATTGGGCTGGAATCAAGTCACTTTGGATCGCAATAACGTTCTCAACAGTGCGATACTTTCCGCAAGTCTTGCTTTCCTGATTCTCATTAATACTTACGTCGTTATTCTCAATCTTTTACCGCTTCCTTCCCTCGACGGCTACGGCATTATCGAACCGTGGCTGCCTCCGGCTTGGCAGCGACAATTCCGTCAGTTCGGTCAATATGGGATTTGGGTTTTAATTGCTTTGTTATGGTTTGTCCAACCCTTCAATCAATTACTGTGGAATGTAGCGCGGGCAATTACGGAGTCTTTAGGTGTTCCCTTAGAAACAGCTTTAGTTGGGGGCGAAATTTTTAGGCAGTATTCTTTTCTCTTAGTCGGAGTCTTGATATTAGGTTTATGGATTTTTGGGAGCAAGGAGAAGCGCTGGTATGGGAAGGGGAATAATTGGGCAGGAATGAAACGGTATGCAAAAGCATTAGATTGTTACGAAAAAGCACTAGCAATTAATGCAAATTTTGCAGAAGCTTGGCAGGCAAAAGGTTACGTTTTGACGCAATTGCAACGCTATGAAGAGGCGATCGCGGCTTACGATCGCGCGATTTCCTTACAACCGCAAAATACCAGCCTTTTGATGGCGCGCGGCGAGATTTTGCAGGCTTTGCAGCGACAGGAGGAGGCGATCGCGTCTTTCGATCGCGCGGTAGAATTACAACCGGAGAATGCGGAAGTATGGTTTTATCGCGGTTCTCTGCTGCTCGATTTACAGCAATGGGAAAACGCGCTCTTATCGTTCGATCGCGCTTTAGCTTTATCGTTACCGCGCGATAAAACCGCGATGACTTGGTACTCCCGCAGCTACGCCCTCGCACAATTAAAACAAGATAAAGCTGCCTTAGAAGCGTGCGATCGCGCCCTAAAACTCGATCCCAATTCCTATACCTATTTAATCTGGCGCGGCGATCTTTTAGCGAGTTTAAATCGTTCTGAAGAACGCCTAGCCGCCTACAATCGCGCCCTAAAATTTAAACCCAACCTCGCCCAACTGTGGCTGAAACGCGGCGAGGTTTTGCGGCAATTGCAACGATACGAAGAAGCGATCGCATCTTGCGCGCGCGCCCTCGCTTTAGAGCCAAAAACCGCAGAAATTTGGTACGAACAAGCACGATGTTATTGCTTGCAGGGGAATATCGAGCGGGCGATCGAGTCCTTAAAGAGTGCGATTGCGATCGACTCTCGCTACCGAGAACTCGCGATCGCCAATCCCGATTTCACCGCAGCGCGTCAGAAGAATAGCTTTCCTTAA
- a CDS encoding TetR/AcrR family transcriptional regulator, whose protein sequence is MATSPLPEKAEQILRAAVPEFLAHGYARTSMDRVAKVAGVSKQTLYSHFSDKDGLFTALVERIAIEEFQLVWAKPLQGEPETVLRDLARRILTEHIGDTDYLRFCRLIFGESEVRPDLAQIFLKNLVQPAVNVVSDYFKTRPDLNSSDPEATARIFVGSLIHWLMVQEALYGKEVMPMDPERIVESLITLIVPRA, encoded by the coding sequence ATGGCAACTAGCCCCTTACCCGAAAAAGCCGAGCAAATCCTCCGCGCCGCCGTTCCCGAATTTCTCGCCCACGGTTACGCGCGCACCAGTATGGATCGGGTAGCAAAAGTTGCGGGCGTGTCCAAACAAACGCTTTATAGCCACTTCAGCGACAAAGACGGGCTGTTTACTGCCTTAGTAGAGCGCATCGCGATCGAAGAATTCCAACTCGTTTGGGCAAAACCGCTGCAAGGCGAACCCGAAACCGTGCTGCGAGACTTAGCGCGCCGCATCCTCACCGAACATATCGGCGATACCGACTACCTGCGATTTTGCCGCTTGATTTTTGGGGAATCGGAAGTACGCCCGGACTTAGCACAAATCTTTTTAAAAAATCTCGTTCAGCCCGCCGTTAATGTGGTAAGCGATTATTTCAAAACGCGCCCCGATTTAAACTCGAGCGATCCCGAAGCCACAGCAAGAATTTTTGTTGGCTCGCTCATTCATTGGTTAATGGTGCAAGAAGCGCTGTACGGTAAGGAAGTTATGCCGATGGATCCCGAGCGAATTGTTGAAAGTTTAATTACTTTAATCGTGCCGCGTGCTTAA
- a CDS encoding ATP-binding protein, with translation MFKLLRYFSAASLLAFVGATVLLSGYYHSQANRDLIHIEEYQNVTLSHFFVNVLWEKFEPLLTIAPESTNTELMTNQQIYELRRSLLEQIEGLSIVRVKIFDLNGRAIFSTDLSQIGKESNSENYLRARAGNTVTRLDHRHLTLDTGKDGDHLLSSYIPLYDKGNPKKVVAVFEIYNNVTPFLRQLDRTQKQIIIAIVLILGSLYSLLFAIVRHAERILIRQHSELRKSEALAKRQALELEQTLHQLQETQTQLIHSEKMAGLGQMVAGVAHEINNPISFIYGNLVPAEQYAADALELIDLYQQHYPDSPAAIQDSLESFDLEFVKQDWFKLLKSMRSGSNRIRQIVTSLRTFAHLDESGAKEINLQNGIDNTLFMLQNRLEATQRRPKIDVQKNYDERVPLVHCSPAQINQVFLHLFNNAIDALENIQDRPTIAIQTEILASPSPFVVIRIVDNGEGIPDAVSQKIFDPFFTTKPVGKGTGLGLTVCHQIVVREHGGRLLYGSRREGGTEFIVQLPLDAASRPKNGNKTESRQMSEFLKEKDPSNLSTTA, from the coding sequence ATGTTCAAACTATTACGCTACTTTTCCGCAGCCAGTTTGCTTGCATTTGTGGGAGCAACTGTGCTTTTAAGCGGCTACTACCATAGCCAAGCAAATCGAGACCTCATCCACATTGAGGAATATCAAAATGTAACGCTGAGTCATTTTTTTGTCAACGTCTTGTGGGAAAAATTCGAGCCATTGCTGACGATAGCCCCCGAATCAACTAATACGGAGTTAATGACAAATCAGCAAATTTACGAATTACGACGCTCCCTTCTCGAACAAATTGAGGGTTTATCGATTGTTCGAGTTAAAATTTTTGACTTGAACGGACGGGCTATTTTTTCAACCGATCTCAGCCAAATTGGTAAAGAGAGTAACAGTGAAAATTACCTTCGAGCGCGCGCGGGAAACACGGTAACGCGACTCGACCATCGCCATCTTACACTCGATACGGGGAAGGATGGCGACCACTTACTATCGAGCTATATTCCCTTATACGACAAAGGAAACCCGAAAAAAGTGGTGGCGGTTTTTGAAATTTATAACAACGTTACGCCCTTCTTGCGCCAACTCGATCGAACGCAAAAACAGATTATTATTGCGATCGTCTTAATTTTAGGTTCTCTCTATTCTCTGCTGTTTGCAATTGTCCGCCATGCCGAGCGTATTCTCATTCGACAGCACTCAGAACTTCGCAAGTCTGAAGCTTTAGCAAAAAGGCAAGCACTCGAACTCGAGCAAACTCTCCACCAGCTTCAAGAAACTCAAACTCAACTAATTCACAGCGAAAAAATGGCGGGTCTCGGTCAAATGGTAGCAGGCGTAGCCCACGAAATTAATAATCCCATTAGTTTTATTTATGGCAACTTAGTGCCAGCAGAGCAATACGCGGCTGATGCCCTCGAACTGATAGACCTTTATCAACAGCATTACCCCGATTCTCCTGCCGCTATTCAAGATTCCCTAGAATCTTTCGATTTAGAATTCGTTAAGCAAGATTGGTTCAAGCTCTTAAAATCGATGCGATCGGGAAGCAATCGCATTCGCCAAATTGTTACTTCACTGCGGACTTTTGCCCACCTCGATGAGTCGGGAGCGAAGGAAATCAACCTTCAGAACGGCATTGATAATACATTGTTTATGCTACAGAATCGTTTGGAAGCTACGCAGAGACGACCGAAGATTGACGTTCAAAAAAATTATGACGAGCGAGTGCCTTTAGTGCATTGTTCTCCCGCTCAAATCAATCAGGTTTTTCTGCATCTTTTTAATAACGCGATCGATGCTTTAGAGAATATACAAGACAGACCAACGATCGCGATTCAAACTGAAATTCTTGCATCTCCTTCTCCTTTTGTGGTCATCAGAATTGTTGATAATGGAGAGGGAATACCAGATGCAGTGTCCCAAAAAATATTCGATCCTTTTTTTACGACTAAACCTGTTGGTAAAGGGACTGGGCTGGGTTTAACAGTCTGCCATCAAATTGTAGTCAGAGAACATGGCGGTCGATTGCTCTACGGTTCGAGAAGAGAAGGCGGCACGGAATTTATCGTCCAGTTGCCTCTTGATGCGGCTTCTCGTCCTAAGAACGGTAATAAAACTGAATCTCGCCAGATGTCAGAGTTTCTCAAAGAGAAGGATCCATCGAATTTAAGTACAACCGCTTAA
- a CDS encoding aldo/keto reductase: protein MKYNKLGDSDLQVSEICLGTMTFGQQNTVEDAAEQLDRAIAGGVNFIDTAEMYPVPGRAETQGKTEEYIGEWLVRQPRDRIILATKIAGPAPHIKWIRGEKNRLDRANIEQAVETSLKRLQTDYIDLYQIHWPDRYVPLFGAPPYDPKNERDTVPIAEQLEAFAPLIAAGKIRYLGLSNETPWGVCEFCRLAEQLGLPKIVSIQNAYNLTNRIFEIHLSETCRFQNVGLLAYSPLGFGLLTGKYLEEIPENSRLALFQGFGQRYDKKNASEAVRAYVEVARQFNLSPAQMALAFVRSRWFVTSTIIGATNIPQLEENLGSLEVNLTEEMLTAINAIHAKYPNPTP from the coding sequence ATGAAATACAACAAACTAGGTGACAGCGACCTCCAGGTGTCAGAAATCTGTTTGGGAACGATGACCTTCGGACAGCAGAACACCGTCGAGGATGCCGCCGAACAACTCGATCGCGCGATCGCGGGCGGGGTAAACTTTATCGATACGGCCGAAATGTACCCCGTTCCCGGACGGGCGGAAACGCAGGGAAAAACGGAGGAATATATCGGCGAGTGGTTAGTCCGGCAACCGCGCGATCGTATTATTCTCGCCACCAAAATTGCCGGCCCCGCCCCCCATATAAAATGGATTCGGGGCGAAAAAAATCGCCTCGATCGCGCCAACATCGAACAAGCCGTCGAAACCAGCCTCAAACGCCTTCAAACCGACTATATCGACCTCTACCAAATTCATTGGCCCGATCGCTACGTTCCCCTCTTCGGCGCGCCACCCTACGACCCCAAAAACGAGCGCGATACCGTACCCATCGCCGAACAACTTGAAGCCTTTGCGCCCCTGATTGCCGCCGGAAAAATCCGCTACTTGGGGTTAAGCAACGAAACACCCTGGGGAGTCTGCGAATTTTGCCGCCTCGCCGAACAGTTGGGCTTACCGAAAATCGTCTCGATTCAAAATGCCTACAATCTCACCAATCGCATCTTTGAGATTCACCTTTCCGAAACCTGTCGCTTCCAAAATGTCGGCTTACTCGCTTATAGTCCCCTCGGTTTCGGCTTGCTAACGGGGAAATATCTCGAAGAAATTCCCGAAAATTCCCGCCTCGCTCTGTTCCAAGGATTCGGACAGCGCTACGATAAGAAAAATGCGAGCGAAGCAGTGCGGGCGTATGTCGAGGTGGCGCGCCAGTTTAACTTAAGTCCGGCACAAATGGCTTTAGCTTTCGTGCGATCGCGCTGGTTTGTCACCAGTACCATTATTGGTGCGACGAACATCCCCCAGCTAGAAGAAAATTTAGGCAGTCTTGAGGTCAATTTAACGGAGGAAATGTTAACCGCAATTAATGCCATTCATGCAAAATATCCCAATCCAACCCCGTAA
- a CDS encoding FMN-dependent NADH-azoreductase encodes MTKILHLDSSPRGQHSVSGRLAGEFIGAWQAAHPDDEVVYRNLGRNPISHIDESWIMAAFTPPAQHTPDLTAAIQLSNVLIEELLECDRYVFSIPMYNLSVPSVFKAYIDQIVRVNCTFKVTENGYEGLVNGKKMLVITARGGIYADNSPMADFDFQAPYLRAIFNLIGVTDISFIHADGLSMGEEARDRRLNRVQDEISALLESW; translated from the coding sequence ATGACGAAAATTTTGCACCTCGATTCAAGTCCTCGCGGTCAGCATTCTGTCTCTGGTCGCCTTGCAGGGGAGTTTATTGGCGCTTGGCAAGCAGCCCATCCCGACGATGAAGTGGTTTACCGCAATCTTGGGCGCAATCCGATTTCCCACATTGACGAATCCTGGATTATGGCAGCTTTTACGCCGCCCGCCCAACACACGCCCGACCTGACCGCAGCGATTCAACTGTCGAATGTGTTGATTGAGGAATTGTTGGAGTGCGATCGCTACGTCTTTAGCATTCCCATGTACAACTTAAGTGTTCCCTCCGTTTTCAAAGCTTATATCGACCAAATCGTGCGCGTGAACTGCACCTTTAAAGTTACCGAGAACGGTTACGAAGGCTTGGTCAACGGCAAGAAAATGTTAGTTATTACGGCGCGGGGCGGAATCTATGCCGATAACTCACCGATGGCCGATTTTGATTTCCAAGCCCCCTACCTCCGGGCAATCTTTAACTTAATCGGCGTGACCGATATTAGCTTTATTCATGCCGATGGCTTATCGATGGGAGAGGAAGCGCGCGATCGCAGGTTGAATCGAGTGCAGGATGAGATCTCAGCGCTGCTGGAAAGCTGGTAA
- a CDS encoding RluA family pseudouridine synthase yields the protein MSEYRPLEVKDTKERLDRWLAEQLPDLSRSRLQKLIEGGCVCINGETCTSKKASVQNGDRVVVTIPEAVPLEVEAEAIPLDILYEDNALIILNKPAGLVVHPAPGHENGTLVNALLAHCPDLAGIGGVQRPGIVHRLDKDTTGAIAIAKTDFAHQHLQAQLKVKTARREYLGVVYGVPGSTNGTIDLPIGRHPRDRKKMAIVPLEKGGRTAVTHWQIEERLSNYTLMRFRLETGRTHQIRVHSAQMGHPIVGDLVYSSARFSGVNLPGQALHAHKLGLQHPVTEEWIEAIAPLPESFIKLLTFLRQRL from the coding sequence ATGAGCGAATATCGTCCCCTAGAAGTTAAAGATACCAAAGAACGCCTCGATCGCTGGCTGGCGGAACAATTGCCGGATCTATCGCGTTCTCGCTTGCAAAAACTGATTGAAGGCGGTTGCGTCTGCATTAACGGCGAAACCTGCACCTCGAAAAAGGCGAGCGTACAAAATGGCGATCGCGTCGTTGTCACAATTCCCGAAGCCGTTCCCCTAGAAGTCGAAGCCGAAGCCATTCCCCTCGACATCCTCTACGAAGACAATGCTTTGATTATTCTCAACAAACCCGCCGGTTTAGTCGTGCATCCCGCCCCCGGACACGAAAACGGCACTCTGGTTAATGCACTCCTGGCGCATTGCCCCGATTTAGCCGGAATTGGCGGCGTGCAGCGTCCGGGAATCGTGCATCGGTTGGATAAAGATACCACCGGCGCGATCGCGATCGCCAAAACCGATTTCGCCCATCAACACCTACAAGCACAACTTAAGGTCAAAACTGCCCGCCGAGAGTATTTAGGGGTTGTCTATGGCGTTCCCGGTAGCACTAACGGCACGATTGACCTACCGATCGGGAGGCATCCGCGCGATCGCAAAAAAATGGCGATCGTCCCGCTCGAAAAAGGCGGACGTACTGCCGTCACCCACTGGCAAATCGAAGAACGCCTCAGCAACTACACCCTAATGCGATTTCGCCTCGAAACCGGGCGCACCCATCAAATTCGGGTTCATTCGGCGCAAATGGGGCATCCTATTGTGGGCGATCTCGTTTATAGTTCGGCGCGTTTTTCGGGGGTAAACCTTCCCGGACAAGCACTCCACGCCCACAAACTCGGCTTGCAGCATCCTGTCACGGAGGAATGGATTGAAGCCATTGCACCGCTTCCCGAAAGTTTCATTAAACTGCTGACTTTTCTGCGCCAGCGATTATAA
- a CDS encoding DevA family ABC transporter ATP-binding protein, with protein sequence MNTEKVVEISNLDFAYGHGNLRKQILFDINLTLEAGEVSIMKGPSGSGKTTLLTLMGALRSPQSGSLKVLGQELVGANKSKLVQVRRNIGYIFQAHNLLRSLTARQNVQMSIELQNGISAATAKRKAIEILEAVGLGERIEYYTDQLSGGQKQRVAIARALVSHPKMVLADEPTAALDSKSGRAVVELMRQLAKEQGCTILLVTHDNRILDVADRLLHMEDGYLSQESLSTPKRTISTPV encoded by the coding sequence ATGAATACTGAAAAAGTGGTTGAAATTTCCAATTTAGACTTTGCTTACGGTCACGGAAACTTACGAAAACAAATCCTATTTGATATCAACTTAACCCTAGAAGCGGGAGAAGTTTCGATAATGAAAGGGCCTTCTGGTTCTGGGAAAACAACCTTACTAACTTTGATGGGTGCGTTGCGATCGCCGCAATCGGGCAGTCTGAAAGTTTTAGGGCAGGAATTAGTCGGCGCGAACAAATCTAAACTGGTGCAAGTTCGCCGCAATATCGGTTATATTTTCCAAGCGCATAACTTGTTGCGATCGCTTACCGCGCGGCAGAACGTCCAAATGTCGATCGAACTGCAAAACGGAATCTCAGCAGCAACAGCTAAACGGAAAGCCATTGAAATCCTAGAAGCGGTAGGATTAGGAGAACGAATTGAGTATTACACCGACCAACTCTCCGGCGGTCAAAAACAACGAGTCGCGATCGCGCGTGCCTTGGTCAGTCATCCTAAAATGGTTTTAGCCGACGAACCCACCGCCGCCCTCGACAGTAAATCCGGGCGCGCCGTCGTCGAACTCATGCGCCAACTCGCAAAAGAACAAGGTTGTACCATCCTCCTCGTCACCCACGATAACCGCATTCTCGACGTAGCCGATCGCCTCCTGCATATGGAAGACGGATACTTATCCCAAGAAAGCCTTTCAACACCAAAAAGAACGATTTCCACGCCCGTTTAG
- a CDS encoding ABC exporter membrane fusion protein yields the protein MSKSGSRIAIALCVLGLATVGGGLFYSLKMSRKEPTAAPTPVASPVVTAVTALGRLEPQGETIVVAPPPTLGAAKIAQLLVKQGDRVAAQQTIAILDDRDRLAAALDRANSDVEVAIANLQIVQAGAKTGDVNAARANIARLEAQLQGEMTSQQATIDRVAAEVRNAESEYQRYQQLASGGAIAAIEVDRRRLERDTARESLNEAIAKRNQTQNTLQQQIKEARSTLNSVAEVRPVDLVKASAEVERARAAVKQAQAELAQAYVKAPVSGQILKINTRPGESVGQTGGIIEIGQTDRMVAVAEVYESDIGKVKEGQSAIVKSENGSFRQSLKGVVSEIGLQIGKRSVLETNPAADVDVRVVEVKILLDPADSQRVSSLTNAKVLVEIQLNL from the coding sequence ATGTCGAAGTCCGGCAGTCGAATCGCGATCGCGCTATGTGTTCTCGGACTCGCGACCGTCGGTGGGGGGCTATTCTACAGCCTGAAAATGAGTCGTAAAGAGCCGACAGCAGCGCCAACGCCCGTTGCTTCGCCCGTTGTCACCGCCGTTACCGCCCTCGGTCGCCTTGAACCACAAGGAGAAACGATCGTGGTTGCGCCGCCACCGACGTTAGGGGCAGCAAAAATCGCCCAACTGTTAGTGAAACAGGGCGATCGCGTGGCAGCCCAACAAACCATTGCAATCTTAGACGATCGCGATCGCCTTGCGGCAGCTTTAGATCGGGCTAACAGCGACGTTGAAGTTGCGATCGCCAACCTGCAAATCGTGCAAGCGGGGGCAAAAACGGGCGATGTCAATGCCGCCCGCGCCAACATCGCCCGCTTAGAAGCGCAACTGCAAGGCGAAATGACCAGCCAACAAGCGACGATCGATCGCGTCGCTGCCGAAGTTCGTAACGCTGAAAGCGAGTACCAGCGCTACCAGCAACTCGCATCCGGGGGCGCAATCGCAGCCATCGAAGTCGATCGCCGCCGCCTAGAACGCGACACCGCCCGCGAAAGTCTCAACGAAGCGATCGCCAAACGCAACCAAACCCAAAATACCTTACAACAACAAATTAAAGAAGCGCGCTCCACCCTCAATAGTGTCGCCGAAGTCCGTCCCGTCGATCTCGTTAAAGCCAGCGCAGAAGTCGAGCGCGCCCGCGCCGCCGTCAAACAAGCCCAAGCCGAGTTAGCCCAAGCTTACGTTAAAGCACCCGTCAGCGGACAAATCCTTAAAATCAATACCCGTCCCGGTGAAAGTGTCGGACAAACGGGGGGAATCATCGAAATCGGGCAAACCGATCGCATGGTTGCAGTCGCCGAAGTTTACGAAAGCGATATCGGTAAAGTTAAAGAAGGCCAAAGCGCGATCGTTAAAAGCGAAAACGGTTCCTTTAGGCAATCCTTAAAAGGTGTTGTTTCTGAAATCGGCTTGCAAATCGGCAAACGCAGCGTCCTCGAAACCAATCCTGCTGCCGATGTTGATGTTCGCGTTGTCGAAGTCAAAATTTTGCTCGACCCCGCCGATAGCCAGCGCGTTTCTAGTTTAACCAATGCCAAAGTCTTAGTTGAAATCCAGCTTAATTTGTAA
- the devC gene encoding ABC transporter permease DevC produces the protein MKIPLAWLQLTREKIRLIIALAGIGFADILMFMQLGFQDALFESSVVLHKRIEGDIFLLSPKSTAIIAMSQFSQRRLYQALALKGVREVHPIYLDFVIWKNPVTAEPRGIMLLGINPEDDFIDVPGLRENLDRVKLEDTILFDKLSRPEFGPIAELFDEGKTVTTEAGGKQLKVGGLFSLGASFGADGNILTSDINFLRLFPNRNKGLIDIGVISLEPGVDVESIKQSLTTILPQDVNIFTRKEFIDFEVNYWKTSTAIGFIFTLGVGMGFIVGIVIVYQILYTDVSDHLPEYATLKAMGYTDFYLLGVVFQEALILAFLGYIPGFLISNILYAVTAQATSLPLAMTVAKATQVIILTVIMCTASGAIAVRKLSAADPADIF, from the coding sequence ATGAAAATCCCTCTCGCTTGGTTACAACTAACTCGCGAAAAAATCAGACTTATAATCGCTCTAGCGGGAATTGGATTTGCAGACATTCTCATGTTCATGCAACTTGGCTTTCAAGATGCACTCTTTGAAAGCTCAGTGGTCTTACATAAAAGAATTGAAGGTGACATCTTTTTGCTCAGTCCCAAATCCACCGCGATAATCGCAATGTCGCAGTTTTCACAACGAAGATTGTATCAAGCATTGGCGCTTAAAGGCGTGCGAGAAGTTCATCCAATTTACCTAGACTTTGTGATTTGGAAAAATCCCGTCACCGCAGAACCGCGCGGGATTATGTTGTTAGGGATTAACCCCGAAGATGATTTTATCGACGTACCGGGATTGCGCGAAAATTTGGATCGCGTCAAATTAGAAGATACGATTTTATTCGACAAACTCTCCCGTCCTGAATTCGGCCCTATCGCTGAATTATTTGACGAAGGAAAGACGGTTACAACCGAAGCAGGGGGGAAACAGCTTAAAGTTGGTGGTTTATTTTCTTTGGGGGCTTCTTTCGGGGCAGATGGGAATATTCTCACCAGCGATATTAACTTTTTAAGATTATTTCCGAATCGAAATAAAGGTTTAATTGATATCGGTGTAATTAGTTTAGAACCCGGAGTAGATGTTGAAAGTATTAAACAATCCCTTACTACTATCTTACCCCAAGATGTTAATATTTTTACTCGCAAAGAGTTTATCGACTTTGAAGTTAATTATTGGAAAACAAGTACAGCAATTGGTTTTATTTTTACCCTGGGTGTTGGCATGGGGTTTATTGTTGGGATTGTCATTGTTTATCAAATTCTTTATACCGATGTTTCCGACCACTTGCCGGAGTATGCAACCCTGAAAGCGATGGGTTATACAGATTTTTACTTATTGGGAGTTGTCTTTCAAGAAGCTCTTATTCTTGCATTTTTAGGCTACATCCCTGGATTTTTGATTTCTAATATTCTGTACGCAGTCACAGCACAAGCGACGAGTTTGCCGCTCGCAATGACTGTGGCAAAAGCAACTCAGGTGATAATTTTGACTGTGATTATGTGTACGGCTTCCGGTGCGATCGCGGTGCGAAAATTGAGTGCAGCAGATCCGGCTGATATTTTTTAG